One window from the genome of Grus americana isolate bGruAme1 chromosome 2, bGruAme1.mat, whole genome shotgun sequence encodes:
- the FBXL7 gene encoding F-box/LRR-repeat protein 7 isoform X1 — protein sequence MGANNGKQYGSEGKGSSSISSDVSSSTDHTPTKAQKNAATSEDSDLSMRTLSTPSPALIFPPNSPTFQNGRGSSTSSSSVTGETVAMVHSPPPTRLTHPLIRLASKHQKEQANIDRLPDHSMIQIFSFLPTNQLCRCARVCRRWYNLAWDPRLWRTIRLTGETINVDRALKVLTRRLCQDTPNVCLMLETVIVSGCRRLTDRGLYTIAQCCPELRRLEVSGCYNISNEAVFDVVSLCPNLEHLDVSGCSKVTCISLTREASIKLSPLHGKQISIRYLDMTDCFVLEDEGLHTIAAHCTQLTHLYLRRCVRITDEGLRYLMIYCTSIKELSVSDCRFVSDFGMREIAKLESRLRYLSIAHCGRITDVGIRYIAKYCSKLRYLNARGCEGITDHGVEYLAKNCTKLKSLDIGKCPLVSDTGLEFLALNCFNLKRLSLKSCESITGQGLQIVAANCFDLQMLNVQDCDVSVDALRFVKRHCKRCIIEHTNPAFF from the exons ACTCCGACCTGAGCATGCGGACACTCAGCACACCCAGTCCAGCATTAATATTTCCACCAAATTCCCCCACTTTCCAGAATGGCAGAGGGTCGTCGACGTCTTCATCCTCAGTCACTGGGGAAACTGTTGCCATGGTCCACTCACCACCTCCAACCCGCCTCACTCACCCTCTCATCCGGCTGGCGTCCAAGCACCAGAAGGAACAGGCCAACATAGACCGGCTGCCCGACCATTCCATGATCCAGATATTCTCCTTCCTGCCCACCAACCAGCTGTGCCGCTGTGCCCGTGTGTGCCGCCGCTGGTATAACCTTGCCTGGGACCCCCGACTTTGGAGGACTATTCGCCTGACCGGCGAGACAATCAACGTAGACAGGGCTCTTAAAGTGCTGACCCGGAGGCTTTGTCAGGATACACCCAACGTATGTCTCATGTTGGAGACGGTAATTGTTAGTGGCTGCAGGCGGCTCACAGACAGAGGACTCTACACCATTGCCCAGTGCTGTCCAGAACTGAGGAGGCTGGAGGTGTCTGGCTGTTACAACATCTCCAATGAGGCGGTCTTTGATGTCGTGTCACTGTGCCCCAACCTGGAACACCTGGACGTGTCAG GCTGCTCCAAAGTAACATGCATCAGTTTGACTCGCGAAGCCTCCATCAAGCTGTCTCCCTTACACGGGAAACAAATCTCCATTCGCTACTTGGACATGACAGACTGCTTCGTCCTGGAGGACGAAGGACTGCACACCATTGCCGCTCACTGCACTCAACTGACCCACCTGTACCTGCGCCGCTGTGTCCGCATCACCGACGAGGGTCTCCGCTACCTGATGATTTACTGCACGTCCATTAAGGAACTGAGCGTGAGCGACTGTCGCTTTGTCAGTGACTTCGGCATGCGGGAGATAGCCAAGCTGGAGTCGCGCCTCCGATACCTTAGCATCGCTCACTGCGGCCGGATCACAGACGTGGGCATCCGTTACATAGCCAAATACTGCAGCAAGCTGCGCTACCTCAACGCGCGGGGCTGCGAGGGCATCACGGACCACGGTGTGGAGTACCTCGCCAAAAATTGCACAAAACTTAAATCGCTAGATATTGGCAAGTGCCCTCTGGTCTCAGACACCGGCCTGGAGTTTCTAGCCCTCAACTGCTTCAACCTGAAGCGCCTGAGCCTGAAATCATGTGAGAGCATCACTGGGCAGGGCCTGCAGATTGTAGCTGCCAACTGTTTTGACCTGCAGATGTTGAATGTGCAGGACTGTGATGTCTCTGTGGATGCTCTGCGATTTGTTAAGCGACATTGCAAGCGCTGTATTATAGAGCACACCAACCCTGCCTTCTTCTGA
- the FBXL7 gene encoding F-box/LRR-repeat protein 7 isoform X2, with the protein MHRFCSYSDLSMRTLSTPSPALIFPPNSPTFQNGRGSSTSSSSVTGETVAMVHSPPPTRLTHPLIRLASKHQKEQANIDRLPDHSMIQIFSFLPTNQLCRCARVCRRWYNLAWDPRLWRTIRLTGETINVDRALKVLTRRLCQDTPNVCLMLETVIVSGCRRLTDRGLYTIAQCCPELRRLEVSGCYNISNEAVFDVVSLCPNLEHLDVSGCSKVTCISLTREASIKLSPLHGKQISIRYLDMTDCFVLEDEGLHTIAAHCTQLTHLYLRRCVRITDEGLRYLMIYCTSIKELSVSDCRFVSDFGMREIAKLESRLRYLSIAHCGRITDVGIRYIAKYCSKLRYLNARGCEGITDHGVEYLAKNCTKLKSLDIGKCPLVSDTGLEFLALNCFNLKRLSLKSCESITGQGLQIVAANCFDLQMLNVQDCDVSVDALRFVKRHCKRCIIEHTNPAFF; encoded by the exons ATGCACCGCTTTTGCAGTT ACTCCGACCTGAGCATGCGGACACTCAGCACACCCAGTCCAGCATTAATATTTCCACCAAATTCCCCCACTTTCCAGAATGGCAGAGGGTCGTCGACGTCTTCATCCTCAGTCACTGGGGAAACTGTTGCCATGGTCCACTCACCACCTCCAACCCGCCTCACTCACCCTCTCATCCGGCTGGCGTCCAAGCACCAGAAGGAACAGGCCAACATAGACCGGCTGCCCGACCATTCCATGATCCAGATATTCTCCTTCCTGCCCACCAACCAGCTGTGCCGCTGTGCCCGTGTGTGCCGCCGCTGGTATAACCTTGCCTGGGACCCCCGACTTTGGAGGACTATTCGCCTGACCGGCGAGACAATCAACGTAGACAGGGCTCTTAAAGTGCTGACCCGGAGGCTTTGTCAGGATACACCCAACGTATGTCTCATGTTGGAGACGGTAATTGTTAGTGGCTGCAGGCGGCTCACAGACAGAGGACTCTACACCATTGCCCAGTGCTGTCCAGAACTGAGGAGGCTGGAGGTGTCTGGCTGTTACAACATCTCCAATGAGGCGGTCTTTGATGTCGTGTCACTGTGCCCCAACCTGGAACACCTGGACGTGTCAG GCTGCTCCAAAGTAACATGCATCAGTTTGACTCGCGAAGCCTCCATCAAGCTGTCTCCCTTACACGGGAAACAAATCTCCATTCGCTACTTGGACATGACAGACTGCTTCGTCCTGGAGGACGAAGGACTGCACACCATTGCCGCTCACTGCACTCAACTGACCCACCTGTACCTGCGCCGCTGTGTCCGCATCACCGACGAGGGTCTCCGCTACCTGATGATTTACTGCACGTCCATTAAGGAACTGAGCGTGAGCGACTGTCGCTTTGTCAGTGACTTCGGCATGCGGGAGATAGCCAAGCTGGAGTCGCGCCTCCGATACCTTAGCATCGCTCACTGCGGCCGGATCACAGACGTGGGCATCCGTTACATAGCCAAATACTGCAGCAAGCTGCGCTACCTCAACGCGCGGGGCTGCGAGGGCATCACGGACCACGGTGTGGAGTACCTCGCCAAAAATTGCACAAAACTTAAATCGCTAGATATTGGCAAGTGCCCTCTGGTCTCAGACACCGGCCTGGAGTTTCTAGCCCTCAACTGCTTCAACCTGAAGCGCCTGAGCCTGAAATCATGTGAGAGCATCACTGGGCAGGGCCTGCAGATTGTAGCTGCCAACTGTTTTGACCTGCAGATGTTGAATGTGCAGGACTGTGATGTCTCTGTGGATGCTCTGCGATTTGTTAAGCGACATTGCAAGCGCTGTATTATAGAGCACACCAACCCTGCCTTCTTCTGA
- the FBXL7 gene encoding F-box/LRR-repeat protein 7 isoform X3 codes for MRTLSTPSPALIFPPNSPTFQNGRGSSTSSSSVTGETVAMVHSPPPTRLTHPLIRLASKHQKEQANIDRLPDHSMIQIFSFLPTNQLCRCARVCRRWYNLAWDPRLWRTIRLTGETINVDRALKVLTRRLCQDTPNVCLMLETVIVSGCRRLTDRGLYTIAQCCPELRRLEVSGCYNISNEAVFDVVSLCPNLEHLDVSGCSKVTCISLTREASIKLSPLHGKQISIRYLDMTDCFVLEDEGLHTIAAHCTQLTHLYLRRCVRITDEGLRYLMIYCTSIKELSVSDCRFVSDFGMREIAKLESRLRYLSIAHCGRITDVGIRYIAKYCSKLRYLNARGCEGITDHGVEYLAKNCTKLKSLDIGKCPLVSDTGLEFLALNCFNLKRLSLKSCESITGQGLQIVAANCFDLQMLNVQDCDVSVDALRFVKRHCKRCIIEHTNPAFF; via the exons ATGCGGACACTCAGCACACCCAGTCCAGCATTAATATTTCCACCAAATTCCCCCACTTTCCAGAATGGCAGAGGGTCGTCGACGTCTTCATCCTCAGTCACTGGGGAAACTGTTGCCATGGTCCACTCACCACCTCCAACCCGCCTCACTCACCCTCTCATCCGGCTGGCGTCCAAGCACCAGAAGGAACAGGCCAACATAGACCGGCTGCCCGACCATTCCATGATCCAGATATTCTCCTTCCTGCCCACCAACCAGCTGTGCCGCTGTGCCCGTGTGTGCCGCCGCTGGTATAACCTTGCCTGGGACCCCCGACTTTGGAGGACTATTCGCCTGACCGGCGAGACAATCAACGTAGACAGGGCTCTTAAAGTGCTGACCCGGAGGCTTTGTCAGGATACACCCAACGTATGTCTCATGTTGGAGACGGTAATTGTTAGTGGCTGCAGGCGGCTCACAGACAGAGGACTCTACACCATTGCCCAGTGCTGTCCAGAACTGAGGAGGCTGGAGGTGTCTGGCTGTTACAACATCTCCAATGAGGCGGTCTTTGATGTCGTGTCACTGTGCCCCAACCTGGAACACCTGGACGTGTCAG GCTGCTCCAAAGTAACATGCATCAGTTTGACTCGCGAAGCCTCCATCAAGCTGTCTCCCTTACACGGGAAACAAATCTCCATTCGCTACTTGGACATGACAGACTGCTTCGTCCTGGAGGACGAAGGACTGCACACCATTGCCGCTCACTGCACTCAACTGACCCACCTGTACCTGCGCCGCTGTGTCCGCATCACCGACGAGGGTCTCCGCTACCTGATGATTTACTGCACGTCCATTAAGGAACTGAGCGTGAGCGACTGTCGCTTTGTCAGTGACTTCGGCATGCGGGAGATAGCCAAGCTGGAGTCGCGCCTCCGATACCTTAGCATCGCTCACTGCGGCCGGATCACAGACGTGGGCATCCGTTACATAGCCAAATACTGCAGCAAGCTGCGCTACCTCAACGCGCGGGGCTGCGAGGGCATCACGGACCACGGTGTGGAGTACCTCGCCAAAAATTGCACAAAACTTAAATCGCTAGATATTGGCAAGTGCCCTCTGGTCTCAGACACCGGCCTGGAGTTTCTAGCCCTCAACTGCTTCAACCTGAAGCGCCTGAGCCTGAAATCATGTGAGAGCATCACTGGGCAGGGCCTGCAGATTGTAGCTGCCAACTGTTTTGACCTGCAGATGTTGAATGTGCAGGACTGTGATGTCTCTGTGGATGCTCTGCGATTTGTTAAGCGACATTGCAAGCGCTGTATTATAGAGCACACCAACCCTGCCTTCTTCTGA